A window of Brevibacterium ihuae contains these coding sequences:
- a CDS encoding M20 family metallo-hydrolase has translation MSAPNITETFLENFHHVATIGATDRGGVHRPAATEEDRRTRDWFRAFAAERGWEVSVDGIGNLFARVRLVEGAEEHTPFILTGSHLDSQPRGGRFDGAYGVIASLHAAAEVEQRIAAGELVAEYDLVVVDWFDEEGGRFAPSIMGSSVYAGLMDREEMLDVADLDGVTVREALESIGYLGSDPAPSLDALAGYAEIHIEQGRILEREGLPLGAVDSSWYTQKLDIEVLGEQSHTGATAMADRRDALVGASHVVLMFQEICREFPEETLVSSVGQVTVEPNSPIVVNSRVHLVADLRADDPQIVKDARERLLERFAELGERLGLEIVSRDFDVRPNLYFPVEGVELVEKTAADLGMGIRRIRTMAGHDSIPLNTVAPTVMMFIPSVDGVSHCEREFTTDEDMVSGLTALVAVLGRMLGGELSGVGFPGSASD, from the coding sequence GTGTCCGCACCGAACATCACCGAGACCTTCCTCGAGAACTTCCACCACGTCGCGACGATCGGCGCCACCGATCGGGGAGGAGTGCACCGACCGGCCGCCACCGAGGAGGACCGACGCACCCGTGACTGGTTCCGCGCCTTCGCCGCCGAGCGCGGATGGGAGGTCTCCGTCGACGGGATCGGCAACCTCTTCGCCCGCGTGCGACTCGTCGAGGGCGCCGAGGAGCACACCCCGTTCATCCTCACCGGCTCCCACCTCGACTCGCAGCCGCGCGGCGGACGCTTCGACGGGGCCTACGGGGTCATCGCCTCCCTCCATGCCGCAGCCGAGGTCGAGCAGCGGATCGCTGCCGGCGAGCTCGTCGCTGAGTACGATCTCGTCGTCGTCGACTGGTTCGACGAGGAGGGCGGCCGCTTCGCCCCGTCCATCATGGGCAGCTCCGTGTACGCCGGCCTCATGGACCGGGAGGAGATGCTCGACGTCGCCGACCTCGACGGGGTGACGGTGCGGGAGGCGCTCGAATCGATCGGGTACCTGGGCTCCGATCCGGCGCCGTCGCTCGACGCGCTCGCCGGCTACGCCGAGATCCACATCGAGCAGGGGCGCATCCTCGAGCGCGAGGGGCTCCCGCTCGGCGCGGTCGACTCGTCCTGGTACACGCAGAAGCTCGACATCGAGGTCCTCGGCGAGCAGTCGCACACCGGCGCGACGGCCATGGCCGACCGGCGCGACGCACTCGTCGGCGCCTCGCACGTCGTGCTGATGTTCCAGGAGATCTGCCGCGAGTTCCCGGAGGAGACGCTCGTGTCGTCTGTCGGGCAGGTGACGGTCGAGCCGAACTCACCGATCGTCGTCAACTCCCGCGTCCACCTCGTCGCGGACCTGCGGGCCGACGATCCGCAGATCGTCAAGGACGCCCGCGAGCGCCTGCTCGAGCGCTTCGCCGAGCTCGGCGAGCGGCTGGGGCTGGAGATCGTCTCGCGCGACTTCGACGTGCGTCCCAATCTCTACTTCCCCGTCGAGGGGGTCGAGCTCGTGGAGAAGACCGCAGCCGACCTCGGGATGGGCATCCGGCGGATCCGGACGATGGCCGGGCACGACTCGATCCCGCTCAACACCGTCGCCCCGACCGTGATGATGTTCATCCCGTCGGTGGACGGCGTCTCCCACTGCGAGCGCGAGTTCACCACGGACGAGGACATGGTCTCCGGACTCACCGCCCTCGTCGCCGTCCTCGGACGGATGCTCGGCGGCGAGCTCAGCGGAGTCGGGTTCCCCGGGTCCGCCTCCGACTGA
- a CDS encoding MFS transporter: MTHTTSPAAAGTTGITPMQRRVLLGGSVGQFIEFYDFALYGISAVVLSQIFFPGDNQATALLALFATYGVAFFIRPVGGLFFGALGDRIGRRNVLVATLLTIGAATTAIGLLPGYDSIGILATVLLVLLRLLQGFSAGGESVGAPSFVFEHAPVNRRGMFVNVTLAATALPSVFAATLFLVLSASMSDESFVAWGWRILFLLALPLAFIGLIIRAKTEESPVFKEIVEEKSAVAEQSTPVRDAFRNNWVKMIQVVIIMGLTAMGFYFLSGYFVSYVETVGGLSRNQSLLLNGLAMLAYTILLPVFGAVSDKVGRKPMMIAGTLALAVLAVPAFMLVTSGSMGLALVGQLIFVVAITIYGGGCYTFFVEVFEPKTRFTSAAFSYNVGYAVLGGTAPFVGTALVDATDVAFSPAFYVIGIALLVLLFLIFGRVPETRGFHAHDHDETTGAAHA; encoded by the coding sequence ATGACTCACACCACTTCACCGGCTGCCGCCGGCACGACGGGCATCACGCCCATGCAGCGACGCGTCCTCCTCGGGGGCAGCGTCGGGCAGTTCATCGAGTTCTACGACTTCGCGCTCTACGGCATCTCGGCCGTCGTGCTGTCCCAGATCTTCTTCCCCGGCGACAACCAGGCGACTGCACTCCTCGCACTCTTCGCGACGTACGGCGTCGCCTTCTTCATCCGCCCCGTCGGCGGCCTGTTCTTCGGCGCCCTCGGGGACCGGATCGGACGGCGGAACGTCCTCGTCGCGACCCTGCTGACCATCGGCGCGGCGACCACCGCGATCGGCCTGCTCCCCGGGTACGACTCGATCGGCATCTTGGCAACCGTGCTCCTCGTGCTCCTGCGCCTGCTCCAGGGCTTCTCCGCCGGCGGCGAATCGGTCGGCGCCCCGTCCTTCGTGTTCGAGCACGCCCCCGTGAACCGACGCGGGATGTTCGTCAACGTCACGCTCGCCGCCACCGCACTGCCCTCGGTCTTCGCCGCCACGCTCTTCCTCGTGCTCTCCGCGTCGATGAGCGATGAATCCTTCGTCGCCTGGGGCTGGCGCATCCTGTTCCTCCTGGCGCTGCCGCTCGCCTTCATCGGTCTCATCATCCGCGCCAAGACGGAGGAGTCGCCGGTGTTCAAGGAGATCGTCGAGGAGAAGTCCGCCGTGGCCGAGCAGTCGACGCCGGTGCGCGACGCGTTCCGCAACAACTGGGTGAAGATGATCCAGGTCGTCATCATCATGGGCCTCACCGCGATGGGCTTCTACTTCCTCTCCGGCTACTTCGTGTCCTACGTCGAGACGGTCGGCGGCCTGAGCCGCAACCAGTCGCTCCTCCTCAACGGGCTCGCGATGCTCGCGTACACCATCCTCCTGCCCGTGTTCGGCGCGGTGTCGGACAAGGTCGGCCGCAAGCCGATGATGATCGCGGGCACGCTCGCGCTCGCGGTGCTCGCGGTCCCCGCATTCATGCTCGTCACCAGCGGCTCCATGGGACTCGCCCTCGTCGGCCAGCTGATCTTCGTCGTCGCGATCACCATCTACGGCGGCGGGTGCTACACCTTCTTCGTCGAGGTGTTCGAGCCCAAGACCCGGTTCACCTCGGCGGCCTTCAGCTACAACGTCGGCTACGCCGTGCTCGGCGGCACCGCCCCGTTCGTCGGGACCGCTCTCGTCGATGCGACGGACGTCGCGTTCTCGCCCGCCTTCTACGTCATCGGCATCGCCCTCCTCGTCCTCCTGTTCCTCATCTTCGGCCGCGTTCCGGAGACGCGCGGGTTCCATGCCCACGACCACGACGAGACGACCGGCGCCGCGCACGCCTGA